In Solanum pennellii chromosome 3, SPENNV200, a single window of DNA contains:
- the LOC107012150 gene encoding uncharacterized protein LOC107012150: MNPHTAGKKNFALVRNKLEKEKETVSAKEIFVVTRTRKPGHLYKTSNEKTTSKIAEMETIETQMDTIDQSVDAFSAIMGHEHPGRLILYGVGVTKTALKRKPGNSVHSLKATDDVVQQMQERMQKTEKQMEEQKKTMRQQAITNVIAQLQNAGLIDRNILAALFVPPPRETSTSSQEAYQGDEIEGYESSTEDLT; encoded by the exons ATGAACCCACACACCGCTGGCAAAAAGAATTTTGCTTTAGTCCGTAACAAATTG gaaaaagaaaaggaaactGTATCAGCTAAAGAGATCTTTGTGGTCACAAGAACAAGGAAACCTGGGCATTTGTACAAGACCTCGAATGAAAAAACAACTAGTAAAATT GCTGAAATGGAAACGATTGAAACACAAATGGACACAATTGATCAGTCTGTTGATGCATTTTCAGCCATTATGGGCCATGAACATCCAGGACGTCTAATATTGTATGGAGTGGGGGTTACAAAGACTGCATTGAAAAGAAAACCTGGAAATTCTGTCCATTCTTTAAAGGCCACAGATGATGTAGTGCAACAAATGCAAGAAAGAATGCAAAAAACGGAGAAACAGATGGAGGAACAAAAGAAAACTATGCGACAACAAGCTATCACAAATGTGATTGCACAACTTCAAAATGCAGGATTAATTGATCGGAACATACTAGCTGCATTATTTGTTCCTCCTCCAAGAGAAACTAGTACTTCCTCACAAGAGGCTTATCAAG GTGATGAAATTGAAGGATATGAAAGTAGTACTGAAGACTTGACTTAG